In Antedon mediterranea chromosome 10, ecAntMedi1.1, whole genome shotgun sequence, one genomic interval encodes:
- the LOC140059797 gene encoding neurexin-3-like isoform X3, which translates to MAILNNIISKILIFTLAASIATALRYVAPQPGEQSRTYAQYQQWNALKSGALTLEFKTSQPSGLLAYLDDGGDRDYLALQLENGRAKLSFTLANLEIQFTVGENLNNSSWHTVTVYRNYSSCKLKVDSQWKERESTGTDFMLTTKSDLYLGGLPTTKNPDDLTTPRFLGVKRFVGKIRNVFYKNDTTGRWVTPKLLDSIGVQESGSDQCSTINPCLNDGRCISSDRGSACNCSLTNYSGEICAEDHTARMVSSEGTGRYCVCVFCVHIVSRLL; encoded by the exons ATGGCAATTCTTAATAATATAATCTCTAAGATCTTGATTTTCACATTAGCTGCATCTATAGCTACAGCATTAAGATATGTTGCTCCTCAACCAGGCGAGCAGAGCAGGACTTATGCACAATATCAACAATGGAATGCATTGAAATCAGGTGCATTAACATTAGAGTTTAAGACCTCACAGCCATCAGGACTTCTTGCATACCTGGATGACGGCGGAGATCGCGACTATCTTGCATTACAATTGGAGAACGGACGCGCAAAGTTAAGTTTTACGCTTGCTAACCTTGAAATTCAATTTACAGTCGGTGAAAATCTTAATAACAGTAGCTGGCATACTGTCACGGTTTACCGTAATTATTCAAGTTGTAAGTTAAAGGTTGATTCACAATGGAAAGAGCGCGAGTCTACTGGTACCGATTTTATGCTCACGACAAAGTCAGATTTATATCTAGGAGGCCTACCAACGACAAAGAATCCAGATGATTTAACAACTCCGCGATTTCTTGGAGTAAAACGCTTTGTTGGGAAAATCCGCAATGTCTTCTATAAGAATGACACTACTGGGCGGTGGGTGACGCCCAAGTTGTTGGACTCAATAGGAGTGCAAGAATCTGGTTCGGATCAGTGTAGTACTATTAACCCCTGTCTTAATGATGGACGCTGTATTAGTTCTGATCGTGGAAGTGCCTGCAACTGCTCACTAACAAATTATTCAGGAGAAATATGTGCTGAAG ACCACACTGCAAGAATGGTTTCATCGGAAGGCACAGGTAGATATTGTGTCTGTGTTTTTTGTGTTCACATTGTCAGCagattattatag